TTCAGCGGTTAAAGCTCCCCCTTCGCCTGTAAGATAACCGTTTTCAACCAGATAGCTTATGCAATCGTCAGCTGACGGAAAAGTTCCGAAATTGCCTTCATTTAAAATATCCTCAAGCGCATAACCACTATTTAAAAAATTTAAAACATTAAATATTTCCAATTTTTGTTCGCTCACTTAAACACCTTTTTTACTTTTAAGTATTACTATAATGTTTGTTTTTTAGTTAATTTAATACTTTGCTTGAAATGAATAAGTGATTTCAAATCATCGCAACTTACAGTCAGGATTAATTTTTTACATGGATTTTTCACTTAATTTACTCACAAATTAAAATAATGCTATGAGCCGGTTTTTTACAAAAAAGTCAGAATATTGTAGAGATTTATATCATACTAATTTATAAACCCCTAAATCAAATATTACAAATTGTAAAATTAATAAAATGAAAAAAGTGATGAATTATGAATGAAAAAAATGACGATGAATTAGACTTAAGAATCATCAAGACACAGTTTGATGAAAGAAGAAAAATAATTGGAAAAGCCAATGAAAGCATACAGTCAATAGCTGAAGACTTTGACATTTCAGCAGACATATATGAAACCGAAAACCATGAGCTCATATCATATGGAATGCTGGATAAGGACCTGGACAACAGAGAACTTGAAAATATCAAAAAATATGGCGAGGAGCTGTTTAGGGAAAGCGGAAAGATGGTATGCATCTATTTCCTAAGCATGCCGGACGTCAAATACAAGGTAACCCGGAAAATCAAATCCGAAGCTACAATCCTGATAAAAATAACCCCAATGCACTATTCAAGTGCTTACGACACTTACAGGCACATTGAAAGTCTGGTTAAAAGAAGGATAAAGCTGGATAAAGACGATCTCTTTGCGCTGTCCATGATTCCTTCAATGGGTCCTCCAGAAGACAAAAGGCATTTAAGGATTGAGTGCCTGCAGCTATGGCAAACGATTTGCAACCGAGGATTGATTAAATGAACACAGATGAACTTGAATTGATAAAAAAAGCGTTTAAGGAAGACAGAAAGATTGTAGAAAAGCTTTCCGATGAGGAAAAATGGGTGGACAGCAAGTATTATCAGGGAGGTTCCGTTTACCGAACTGATGATGATGAACTCATAGACCTTGAGATTCAAACCAGGGACTATGACATCGAAGACCACGTGAACTACATAGAATTTGCAGAACAGCTTTACGAAAAGCACAAAAAGCGGGTGAGCATCTACGTTTATTGCATTCCGTCAGTTAAAATAAACTTGAAGCTGTATAATATAAAGTCTGAAGCCGATTTCATAATAAGATTGGCTCAGTATCGAAAAGGCTCCTTCATAAAAAGAGTTAAATCAAAGTTGTGGGACTGATTTCCCCATCTTTGATTTTAAAATCATGCCGAATGGAAATGATACGAGTGGTTTCGTGTTTGCCCGTTTCAAAAACAAAAGGAGTTAAATGTGAGTAAAAACGAATTATAAGCTAAACAAAGACTTTTATCCGACATGACTTTCGTGTTTCGTCCCGAATAGGTGAATAAAATGAACATGAACACTTTTTTTAATAGATTTTAGCGACCACCTCCCTTTTAAAATACGTTCAACATACGTAATAATATATTGTGTATAACTTGTTTATAAACTTTGTGGATATTGGTAACAACCAGTTGATTTTTCACCCATTAACTAATTATTCACTCATGACATTAATATTCTAATAACTGAGTAAAATTTAAATAAGTAAATAATATTGCCCTAATAACGAACTTACTAATTTATTATCCATAAAATACAATATAACTAATGTAAAACAATTTTTTACGAGGTTAACTAAATGAATGAAAAAATCCAATTTGACCAAATAGAAACCATTAAGGAAACATTCGATGAAAAAAGAACAATAATCGGTCGAGCACCAAAGGAAATGATTGAAGTTGATGATGATATCCATAACGGCGGAGACTTCTTCATTACCGAATCCGGAGAAATTATCGATCTTGAGTATCAGACAACCGATTTCGATGAAGAGGAACTGGCAAAATACGTTGAACTTGCAGAAGAGCTTTATTACAAAAACGATGTGCACATCTCAATTTATGTGCTGTGCCCTAAAAACATACGGATAACGGCTCCCGAATGCATGATCAAATCCGATGCCAGCTTCAACATAAAACTGGCATGCTATGACGGAAACCCCTCCTATGATATTTTCCATCATCTGGAGGAAAAAGTAAATAATAAAATCCAGCTTACGGAGGAAGATTTGGAAGCCATTTCCATGGTCCCCATGCTTTTTCCAAGAAAACAAAGAAGAAGCTGGAGAGTTAAATGTTTTAGGCTTATCAATGAGTCAAAAAGACTTTCATTAGATTTCCCATTTTAATATGGTCTTTCCAAAGTCTGAAACATAGTCCTTATCAAATGCTGACTTTAAATCATCGATTGATTTGATTTCACAGACATTTGTAATTAGTTTGGACAAATAGCTGAATAGCTGAGGGTTTTCGTGAAGGAGCCTTACAACTCCTGTAAAATCCTCCCTTTCAGATCTGCTGTTTCCCTGAACGGTCAATCCCTTTTCCAATAACATTCTCGTATTGATTGGAATCGGATATTCGCTGACACCGAAAAGATTTATTGTTCCCTGAGGATTAATAACATCAATTATCTGCTCAATTGCTGACTGTGAAGCCGCAGAGCCGACGCATTCAAATCCGTGGTCAATCGCCAAATCATCGGGAACGTCATGAATCATATAAACACCATCCGCAAATGAAAAGAGATTCAGATTTTCAAAATGCTTGCCGAAAACTATTATTTTTGAATCGGGACAGATTACCTTAAGCAGCAATGCAGTGATATATCCCAGGTTTCCATCTCCCCATACGCCCAGAACTTTTCTTGAAGGGACGTTGAACTCCAGAAACTTGGAGATTCCCTGATAGGCAACGCTTATTAATTCAATGAATGCAGAAACCATCAAATCAAATTCATCAGGCAATTTGACCAGCCTGTCTGATTTTAGACATACCAGATCGCTTGTAAATCCGTCAAAACCGCTTCCCCTGAATTTTGATAATCTTGAGTAATTTCCACGATACTCATCCTCGTCGAAAGGAGTGTTAGGTATCATTACCACTTTATCTCCAGACTCGAAGCTGTTTTGAGCATCATAGACCACTTCACCGACCCCTTCATGAATCAATGCCATTGGAAGCTTTTTTGAAAGGATATCGGAGGGCCTTGAACCCTGATAATACCTCTGGTCTGCCTGACAGATTGACAGATAAAGAGGCCTTACAACCACATCATCCAAATCTATATCGTCAATCGCCTCTTCAAAGAATTTGGGAGATTTTAATCTGTAAACAATGTTAATCATGATTCATTTTCCTTTAAAATTGTATTTGCCAGCTTTAAATCATATGGGTAGGTAATCTTAATGTTGGTAATATCACCCTTGACAAGATATACATCCTCACCCTTTAAAACGAATATCTTGCACGCATCAGTCAATATATTGGTTTCCTCTTCACTTAAACTGTTGATCAGCTCGGACAATTTGTTTATCTTGAAGCTCTGTGGCGTTTGGCCTTGGTAAAAATTGTCTCTTACGGGAATGTTTTCAATGACCTCGCCGTCAATGCTTTCAACGATTGTGTCGGTTGCCGGAATGACCGTGTCGCAGGCACCAAATTTCTTTGCAGCTTCTATATTGTCTTCAATAATGCGGTGGGTCAAAAAGGGACGTACGGAATCGTGGGTAACGATAATTGAATCGTCATCGATGTCGAAATTTTCATTGATATAATTAATGGAATTCAATAACGTGTCGTTTCTTGTTTTTCCGCCTTCAATAACGACAATTCTGTCATTTTCACCCAAATATTCATCAATCAGGTTATTTGTGTGATTTATAAAGTTTTGCGGAGATAAAACGATAATCTTATCGAATTTGGAATTGATTACGAATTTTTCAATCGTGTGAATGATAACCGGCTTGTCGCCCAGTGTCAAAAACTGTTTGGGAGTGTCTGTTCCGCCCATTCTTGAGCCTATTCCTCCCGCCAATATAGCTGCAAAAATCATTTTAGATTACTCCTTTTCAAATACGATGAAATAATGTGATTTTCCTTCGGGAATGTCTTCTCCAATCTCTTCATTCAGATATGTCATTTTAAGGTTATGCTTTGCAAACATCTCTTCAAGCTCTTCAGGAGAGCTTCTAACCTGAGTCGGAGGTCCTTTAGGAACATCCCATTTCTTATAATCCATAATGGCTATTCTGCCGCCATCCTTAATGAGACGTGCGAATTCGTCAATTGCTTCGTCGGTTTTTCTTGAAGCGGTGAATCCGTGGAATACGTTAACCATAAGAATTACGTCCAGGGTTCCATCTTCTATTTGGGTAACTCCTTCGGTAATGTCTGCTTCGATGTTAATCAGGTTTTCAACGCTGTTTTCGACCTTGTACTTTTCCATGTCTTCAATTGATGCGTCATAGATATCCACTGCATATACGCATCCTGAGTCTATGTATTCATCCAGAAGCTTGATTGCAATATGTCCGTCGCCGCATCCGGCGTCCATAATCTTTTCGCAGCCTTTTAAATCTAATTCGTCAATTATCTCATTGGAATCAAGGAAAAATTCGCTTGAAAATCCGTGTGCTCTGTGTCCGTTTGCTGGCATCATCATATTTTTCACCTAATATTAAATCTTTAAAAAATACTATATAATACTAATGAAAATATTTTCACATCAAAAAAAGTGGAATATTGGATTGGTTAATAGGTTAAAATTTTAAAAAAAGAAATAGTTAAGAGGACTTATTTTTTCCAGGTTTGTTTAACTCCTCTTCCCCTTTTACTACCAGGTTTGGTATAACTTCTTTTTTGTCTTGTTCTTCTGTTAGTACCTTTAACTTTTGCCATATCTTACCCTCCTTTAAATTTTTAATTACAACATCAGAATTATGTATAACATAAAGATATTTGTTTTTAAAGTATTTATATCTTTTCTTAAGTGGTGTATTCTGCATTGATTTTTACGTAATCATAAGTCAAATCACATCCCCATGCGGTTGCCTCGCCGTCACCCAAAAACATGTCGATATTGACTTTGATGTTTTTTGACTGCATAATTTTTTCGGCACGCTCCAGATACGGGGTATCCTCAAAAGCAAGGATTTCTCCTTTGCGCACCAAATCAACATCATCCTCATCGTCAGCTATTGCAATGGTTACGATGTCGGGATTCAGTTCACATCCGGAATATCCGATAGCGGATACTATCCTTCCCCAATTCGGATCGCCTCCGAAAACGGCTGACTTGAATAATGGAGAAGTTACAATAGCCTTTGCCGCAAGCTTTGCATCATCAAATGATTCGGCTCCCTTAACGTTGGCTTCGATGAATTTTGATGCTCCTTCACCGTCACGGGCCATCTTTTTGGCCAGATTAATGCAGAGATGATTCAACCCGTCCTGGAAGTTTGAATCTATTTTGCCGTCCTTTTCAACGTCAACGCCTGATGCGCCATTTGCCATCATCAAACAGGTGTCGTTGGTACTTTCATCGCCGTCAACGACAATCATGTTGAAGCTTAAGTCTGCTGCAATTCTCAATGCGTTTTTAATTGCCTTTTGAGAGATTGCTGCATCGGTTACGATAAATGAAAGCATTGTGGCCATATTAGGAGCTATCATTCCGCTTCCCTTTGTGATTCCAGCAATCCTTACCGTCTCGCCCGTGGTTAATGTGACCTCAACGGCCTCTTCCTTTGGGAAAGTGTCGGTTGTCATTATTGCCTTTGCGGCAGCAAGGGAATTTTCAGGATTGTCTCCCAGTCTTGAAATGGAATCATATGCTACCTTTGATATTATATCCATAGGCATTTCACGGCCGATAACTCCCGTTGAACAAATGGCTATTTCATTTGCAGGAATTTTCAAATCCTTTGAAACAAGAGTTACCAACTCTTCACAGTCTTCAATTCCTTTCTGGCCTGTAAAACAGTTTGCGTTTCCGCTGTTTACCACGACGGCGGATACGATACCTCTTTTTACAACATTTTTGGTGTAGGTTACAGGTGCTGCAACAACCTTGTTTGTTGTAAAAACTCCAGAAGCGGTGCTGTTTGGGCAAAGAATAATGCTTACTCCGAATTTACCTTCACGTGCACCGGATACCTTTACATCTTTAATGATGGAGAAGCCTCCATCCACATCACGAATATAATTCATACTACCACAAAAAAGATTATTTATCAGTCAGATTATACATTTCTCGAGTATAATTGTCATTGAAATCAACAGCATCGGCTACATAATCGAATTCTACGGTCTTATTATTATGGCCAACGCCACTAGTCATTTGCTCAGTTACGTTTTCAACGTGGGTAGTGGTATTGTTGTTTTTAGTTGTATTATCGTGTTCCTCAAGGCTTATTGTAATTCCTATTGCGGAACCTATGATGAAAGCAACCAATGCCAAAACCATTAACAACGCTATAATTCCCTCATTTCTTCCAGACACTGTTATTCCCTTTTTTATTTTTTAATTTAAGCAACAAAAGCATATATCAATGCTAAAATTATTGTTATGAAACTGAATGATCCAAGACCAAGTACGCATAACAGATAAGTGATAATGAATACAAAAGCAAAGACTCCAATCAGTTTCTGCTTTTCATTTTCAAATATGTTGATTAGAGTTCTTGTAAATTCGGACGGAACATTATATGCATACAATCCGTTTGCCAGTTCAAAAACGATTAATGACAATGGAGCCGTTGAATCAAGGCTGTCAACCAATTGTGCTCTTTCACCAGCTTCACGACGGCTTCTGCCGACTCCTGCCCTGATTTTCGCATCATTGTCCAGTGCAAACCATGCCGCATCCAAACCGGCACGAATGGCCAGATCCTTTGATGGAAAACGTGCAATGAAATCGTCTCCGCCTTCCCTGTATCCTTCAAGCTCTCCGCCGCACTCGGTTTCTATGAAATACTTGATATTTGTCATCAAATCAACCAGCTGGGTTTTACCATGCTTGCTGGTGTATGATGTTGAATCGATTAAATCGACGAATAGGTAATTTTGGAATTCCTTAGGCTTGGACTGAGCCAGTTTGAACGGCGCATCGAATACCAATGCGTATTCTCCTCCAAGCTTTGTGAAAGCGACTCCGGGGAAATTTCCCAGACTTTGTCTGTAATTAATGGACCTCTCGATTGAAGCCGCACCAGTCATTCCAACTGCTGAGATTACCTCAACGCCACGTTCGTAGCCGATTCCAATAAGTTCAATGGCTACCCTGATTGCATCGTTTTTACTCAGCATTTTTGCAACCAGTTCCGTTGAGCTTTTTTCCACAATCTGTCCTTTTTCGTTTTCAATTATTTTTTCAAAGATATTTATCAGGTTTGACGGATTTGGAAGCTCAACATAGAAATATCTGTCACTACCCATAATAATATTGCTTACCAGGGCATATTCTTCAATTTTATTTTCCGCAGGCTTAATTTCATAGAAATTGAACTCCTTAGGAAAATTTTCTATGCCAATATCTCTTATAAGATTATTTTTAATACTTTCAGAGCTGATCTCTGCCTTTTCTAATTCAAATAAAATAGTTTGAGTGTAATTGAACAGTTCCACATATTCATTTTCAACTGAATTGGTTGGAAAAAACTTCGTCCCCACGCTGATAGGGGTAAGCTTAGTGGTTAGCTTAATGACTGCTTTGGATAAGCTGTTAACCATCCAGTTTTCCTCCTTTCTCCAATTCTATTTCAAATTCCCCAGGACGCTGTAAAAGCATGTCCGGCTTAACTGAAACGAATGGGAACTTCCATGATCCAAGCCTTCCTGCAATCGTACTTGCAATGTTTCTTGAGTTTTTCTTGATGAATACCTCATCGTGAGCGCTAACACGAACCAAAACGTTGTATGGTGCAGTTTCGGTTACCTCATCTGCAAGGAGAATATTCAGCTCAAAAGTGCCAGGCTTGGTGAATAAATCGTTTCTAACAGCAATCAGCGGTTTTTTCTCAAGACCCAGCCTGTCGGCTACGGTAACTGAAATGTTTCCCGCATTCTTTACTGCAAGCTTATAATCCTTAGGATGAACCAGCACGAAGATAACGTATG
This portion of the Methanobrevibacter millerae genome encodes:
- a CDS encoding alcohol dehydrogenase catalytic domain-containing protein; translation: MINIVYRLKSPKFFEEAIDDIDLDDVVVRPLYLSICQADQRYYQGSRPSDILSKKLPMALIHEGVGEVVYDAQNSFESGDKVVMIPNTPFDEDEYRGNYSRLSKFRGSGFDGFTSDLVCLKSDRLVKLPDEFDLMVSAFIELISVAYQGISKFLEFNVPSRKVLGVWGDGNLGYITALLLKVICPDSKIIVFGKHFENLNLFSFADGVYMIHDVPDDLAIDHGFECVGSAASQSAIEQIIDVINPQGTINLFGVSEYPIPINTRMLLEKGLTVQGNSRSEREDFTGVVRLLHENPQLFSYLSKLITNVCEIKSIDDLKSAFDKDYVSDFGKTILKWEI
- a CDS encoding IspD/TarI family cytidylyltransferase; translation: MIFAAILAGGIGSRMGGTDTPKQFLTLGDKPVIIHTIEKFVINSKFDKIIVLSPQNFINHTNNLIDEYLGENDRIVVIEGGKTRNDTLLNSINYINENFDIDDDSIIVTHDSVRPFLTHRIIEDNIEAAKKFGACDTVIPATDTIVESIDGEVIENIPVRDNFYQGQTPQSFKINKLSELINSLSEEETNILTDACKIFVLKGEDVYLVKGDITNIKITYPYDLKLANTILKENES
- a CDS encoding class I SAM-dependent methyltransferase, with product MMMPANGHRAHGFSSEFFLDSNEIIDELDLKGCEKIMDAGCGDGHIAIKLLDEYIDSGCVYAVDIYDASIEDMEKYKVENSVENLINIEADITEGVTQIEDGTLDVILMVNVFHGFTASRKTDEAIDEFARLIKDGGRIAIMDYKKWDVPKGPPTQVRSSPEELEEMFAKHNLKMTYLNEEIGEDIPEGKSHYFIVFEKE
- the argJ gene encoding bifunctional ornithine acetyltransferase/N-acetylglutamate synthase produces the protein MNYIRDVDGGFSIIKDVKVSGAREGKFGVSIILCPNSTASGVFTTNKVVAAPVTYTKNVVKRGIVSAVVVNSGNANCFTGQKGIEDCEELVTLVSKDLKIPANEIAICSTGVIGREMPMDIISKVAYDSISRLGDNPENSLAAAKAIMTTDTFPKEEAVEVTLTTGETVRIAGITKGSGMIAPNMATMLSFIVTDAAISQKAIKNALRIAADLSFNMIVVDGDESTNDTCLMMANGASGVDVEKDGKIDSNFQDGLNHLCINLAKKMARDGEGASKFIEANVKGAESFDDAKLAAKAIVTSPLFKSAVFGGDPNWGRIVSAIGYSGCELNPDIVTIAIADDEDDVDLVRKGEILAFEDTPYLERAEKIMQSKNIKVNIDMFLGDGEATAWGCDLTYDYVKINAEYTT